The Juglans regia cultivar Chandler chromosome 2, Walnut 2.0, whole genome shotgun sequence genome includes a window with the following:
- the LOC108984409 gene encoding cytochrome P450 87A3, whose protein sequence is MWALFIGALIIIIITHWVYRWRNPRCEGKLPPGSMGLPLLGETLQFFAPNTTSDIPPFIKERMDRFGSIFRTNLVGRPIVVSTDPDLNYFVFQQEGQLFQSWYPETFTEIFGRQNVGSLHGFMYKYLKNMVLNLFGPESLKKMLPEVEQAANRRLHQWSCADTVELKDATASMIFDLTAKKLISYDANNSSENLRENFVAFIQGLISFPLNVPGTAFHKCLQGRKRAMRMLKNMLRERRAMPRNQQSDFFDYVLEELQKEGTILTEAIALDLMFVLLFASFETTSLAITLAVKFLSEYPLVLRQLTEEQEAILNQRENADSGLSWKEYKSMTFTFQFINETVRLANIVPGIFRKALRDIQFKGYTIPAGWAVMVCPPAVHLNPAKYENPVAFNPWRWEGVELNGASKHFMAFGGGMRFCVGTDFTKVQMAVFLHCLVTKYRWKPIRGGNIVRTPGLQFPEGFHIQLAKKDARKQEETVNNSA, encoded by the exons ATGTGGGCATTGTTCATTGGAGCTTTGATAATTATAATCATCACACATTGGGTTTACCGCTGGAGAAATCCCAGATGCGAAGGAAAACTCCCACCAGGTTCTATGGGCTTGCCACTCCTTGGAGAGACGCTTCAGTTCTTTGCTCCAAACACTACTTCTGATATTCCTCCATTCATCAAAGAAAGGATGGATAG GTTTGGGTCTATATTCAGGACAAACTTGGTGGGAAGACCAATTGTGGTATCCACTGACCCGGATCTCAATTACTTTGTCTTCCAACAAGAAGGACAACTGTTTCAAAGCTGGTACCCAGAAACGTTTACAGAGATTTTCGGACGACAGAATGTGGGTTCCTTGCACGGGTTCATGTACAAGTACCTCAAGAACATGGTGCTGAATCTTTTTGGTCCTGAAAGCCTTAAAAAGATGCTCCCTGAGGTTGAACAGGCAGCGAACAGAAGATTACACCAGTGGTCATGTGCGGACACCGTTGAACTAAAAGATGCAACAGCCAGT ATGATTTTTGATCTGActgcaaagaaattgataaGTTATGATGCGAATAATTCCTCCGAGAATCTAAGGGAGAACTTCGTTGCATTCATTCAGGGATTGATCTCCTTCCCTTTGAACGTTCCCGGAACGGCTTTTCACAAATGTTTGCAG GGTAGGAAAAGGGCAATGAGGATGCTTAAGAACATGTTACGGGAAAGACGGGCAATGCCCAGGAATCAGCAAAGTGATTTTTTTGATTATGTCCTCGAAGAGCTTCAAAAAGAAGGAACAATTCTCACAGAGGCAATTGCTCTGGATTTGATGTTTGTGCTGCTGTTTGCCAGCTTTGAAACAACTTCCCTCGCTATAACTTTGGCCGTTAAGTTTCTTTCAGAATACCCTCTGGTATTGAGACAACTGACG gaAGAGCAGGAGGCAATTCTTAACCAGCGGGAAAATGCTGATTCTGGACTTTCCTGGAAAGAATACAAATCAATGACATTTACATTCCAG TTCATAAATGAAACAGTTAGACTGGCAAATATAGTTCCGGGGATCTTCCGAAAAGCATTGAGAGATATACAATTTAAAG GATATACAATTCCAGCAGGTTGGGCGGTTATGGTGTGTCCCCCAGCTGTACACTTGAACCcagcaaaatatgaaaaccctGTTGCTTTCAATCCATGGAGATGGGAG GGAGTGGAATTAAATGGCGCATCCAAACATTTCATGGCTTTCGGTGGCGGCATGAGATTCTGTGTCGGAACAGACTTTACTAAGGTGCAAATGGCTGTGTTTCTCCATTGTTTGGTAACAAAGTACAG GTGGAAACCAATCAGAGGAGGAAATATCGTCCGAACTCCTGGCTTGCAATTTCCTGAAGGCTTTCACATTCAGCTTGCAAAGAAGGATGCGAGGAAACAGGAAGAAACAGTAAACAACTCTGCATAA
- the LOC108984433 gene encoding phosphatidylinositol glycan anchor biosynthesis class U protein isoform X1, translated as MEPKEQSKEKKEKLWFWNWVIASVIFRLVLIYFPKNLNLASRPEVSTPLTSLRRLAEGYWLKQLSMSPYAGSMYHGSPLLLSLLGPLTVKRIEGQPDHLLCSLVFVIADIVNAMLIRATGQNLQMEYTRSLKLLDHVKLSEKPGKIIPSGDIAALVYLWNPFTIVACVGLSTSPIENLAIILSLYGACKRQAPLAAFGWVIATHLSLYPAILIIPMILLLGYGTDTPPRKLFLQRRNVEVGDNPPNDRCCEREEVVHRSEVPHVFSWRPVIHFFCWTSLWSVYVLVLCGISVKQYGGLWELFKRTYGFMLTVQDLSPNIGVLWYFFAEVFDFFRNFFLIVFHGNILFMMLPLAIRLKHRPCFLAFVYIAISSMLKSYPSVGDSALYLGLLGLFVNELADMQFSFFLFCGYVGVSLLSPVMHNLWIWRGTGNANFYFATAMAYACLQIILVVESVSAMLNHDRKLRKPLTELQDGKN; from the exons ATGGAGCCTAAAGAGCAGAGCaaggagaagaaggagaagcTATGGTTTTGGAATTGGGTGATAGCCTCAGTCATTTTCAGACTCGTCCTCATATACTTTCCCAAAAACCTCAATCTCGCTTCTCGCCCCGAAGTCTCCACCCCACTCACCAGCCTCCGCCGCC TGGCCGAGGGATACTGGTTGAAGCAGTTATCAATGTCTCCCTACGCAG GATCTATGTACCATGGTTCTCCATTGCTACTTTCACTCCTTGGGCCACTCACGGTCAAAAG AATTGAAGGGCAACCCGATCACCTTTTATGCAG TTTGGTTTTCGTGATTGCAGATATTGTCAATGCAATGCTCATTCGTGCTACCGGTCAGAATCTTCAGATGGAATATACTCGGAGTTTGAAACTTCTGGACCATGTTAAATTATCAGAAAAGCCAGGTA AGATCATTCCTTCTGGAGATATTGCCGCTCTTGTGTACTTGTGGAATCCTTTCACAATAGTTGCATGCGTGGGTTTGTCAACATCCCCAATTGAAAATCTTGCCATCATCTTGTCCCTTTATGGAGCATGTAAAC GACAAGCTCCTTTGGCAGCCTTTGGATGGGTTATAGCAACGCATCTATCCCTGTATCCTGCAATTCTGATTATTCCG ATGATTCTTTTATTAGGATATGGCACAGATACTCCTCCTAGGAAATTGTTCCTGCAAAGAAGAAATGTTGAAGTTGGAGATAATCCCCCAAATGATAGATGTTGTGAGCGAGAGGAAGTGGTACATAGATCAGAAGTACCGCATGTATTCTCATGGAGACCAgtcattcatttcttttgttggacTTCTTTGTGGTCAGTCTATGTGTTAGTCCTATGTGGCATATCTGTTAAACAGTATGGTGGCCTCTGGGAGTTGTTTAAAAG AACATATGGGTTCATGCTCACTGTGCAAGATCTGTCTCCTAATATTGGTGTCTTATG GTATTTCTTTGCAGAagtttttgattttttcagAAACTTCTTTCTGATAGTTTTCCATGGGAATATTCTGTTTATGATGCTGCCATTAGCCATACGACTGAAACATCGCCCCTGCTTTTTGGCTTTTGTATACATTGCAATCTCTTCAATGCTTAAGTCTTATCCTTCA GTTGGAGACTCAGCTCTATACTTGGGTTTGTTGGGGTTGTTTGTTAACGAGCTTGCAG ATATGCAATTCTCTTTCTTCCTGTTCTGTGGTTATGTTGGGGTTTCTCTCCTTAGCCCTGTGATGCACAACCTGTGGATATGGAGG GGCACCGGCAACGCAAATTTCTACTTTGCAACGGCAATGGCTTATGCTTGCTTGCag ATTATTTTGGTGGTTGAGAGTGTAAGCGCCATGCTCAATCATGACAGAAAGCTGAGAAAGCCTCTAACAGAGCTTCAAGATGGCAAAAATTGA
- the LOC108984433 gene encoding phosphatidylinositol glycan anchor biosynthesis class U protein isoform X2 — MEPKEQSKEKKEKLWFWNWVIASVIFRLVLIYFPKNLNLASRPEVSTPLTSLRRLAEGYWLKQLSMSPYAGSMYHGSPLLLSLLGPLTVKRIEGQPDHLLCSLVFVIADIVNAMLIRATGQNLQMEYTRSLKLLDHVKLSEKPEIIPSGDIAALVYLWNPFTIVACVGLSTSPIENLAIILSLYGACKRQAPLAAFGWVIATHLSLYPAILIIPMILLLGYGTDTPPRKLFLQRRNVEVGDNPPNDRCCEREEVVHRSEVPHVFSWRPVIHFFCWTSLWSVYVLVLCGISVKQYGGLWELFKRTYGFMLTVQDLSPNIGVLWYFFAEVFDFFRNFFLIVFHGNILFMMLPLAIRLKHRPCFLAFVYIAISSMLKSYPSVGDSALYLGLLGLFVNELADMQFSFFLFCGYVGVSLLSPVMHNLWIWRGTGNANFYFATAMAYACLQIILVVESVSAMLNHDRKLRKPLTELQDGKN; from the exons ATGGAGCCTAAAGAGCAGAGCaaggagaagaaggagaagcTATGGTTTTGGAATTGGGTGATAGCCTCAGTCATTTTCAGACTCGTCCTCATATACTTTCCCAAAAACCTCAATCTCGCTTCTCGCCCCGAAGTCTCCACCCCACTCACCAGCCTCCGCCGCC TGGCCGAGGGATACTGGTTGAAGCAGTTATCAATGTCTCCCTACGCAG GATCTATGTACCATGGTTCTCCATTGCTACTTTCACTCCTTGGGCCACTCACGGTCAAAAG AATTGAAGGGCAACCCGATCACCTTTTATGCAG TTTGGTTTTCGTGATTGCAGATATTGTCAATGCAATGCTCATTCGTGCTACCGGTCAGAATCTTCAGATGGAATATACTCGGAGTTTGAAACTTCTGGACCATGTTAAATTATCAGAAAAGCCAG AGATCATTCCTTCTGGAGATATTGCCGCTCTTGTGTACTTGTGGAATCCTTTCACAATAGTTGCATGCGTGGGTTTGTCAACATCCCCAATTGAAAATCTTGCCATCATCTTGTCCCTTTATGGAGCATGTAAAC GACAAGCTCCTTTGGCAGCCTTTGGATGGGTTATAGCAACGCATCTATCCCTGTATCCTGCAATTCTGATTATTCCG ATGATTCTTTTATTAGGATATGGCACAGATACTCCTCCTAGGAAATTGTTCCTGCAAAGAAGAAATGTTGAAGTTGGAGATAATCCCCCAAATGATAGATGTTGTGAGCGAGAGGAAGTGGTACATAGATCAGAAGTACCGCATGTATTCTCATGGAGACCAgtcattcatttcttttgttggacTTCTTTGTGGTCAGTCTATGTGTTAGTCCTATGTGGCATATCTGTTAAACAGTATGGTGGCCTCTGGGAGTTGTTTAAAAG AACATATGGGTTCATGCTCACTGTGCAAGATCTGTCTCCTAATATTGGTGTCTTATG GTATTTCTTTGCAGAagtttttgattttttcagAAACTTCTTTCTGATAGTTTTCCATGGGAATATTCTGTTTATGATGCTGCCATTAGCCATACGACTGAAACATCGCCCCTGCTTTTTGGCTTTTGTATACATTGCAATCTCTTCAATGCTTAAGTCTTATCCTTCA GTTGGAGACTCAGCTCTATACTTGGGTTTGTTGGGGTTGTTTGTTAACGAGCTTGCAG ATATGCAATTCTCTTTCTTCCTGTTCTGTGGTTATGTTGGGGTTTCTCTCCTTAGCCCTGTGATGCACAACCTGTGGATATGGAGG GGCACCGGCAACGCAAATTTCTACTTTGCAACGGCAATGGCTTATGCTTGCTTGCag ATTATTTTGGTGGTTGAGAGTGTAAGCGCCATGCTCAATCATGACAGAAAGCTGAGAAAGCCTCTAACAGAGCTTCAAGATGGCAAAAATTGA
- the LOC108984433 gene encoding phosphatidylinositol glycan anchor biosynthesis class U protein isoform X3 has translation MVLHCYFHSLGHSRSKELKGNPITFYADIVNAMLIRATGQNLQMEYTRSLKLLDHVKLSEKPGKIIPSGDIAALVYLWNPFTIVACVGLSTSPIENLAIILSLYGACKRQAPLAAFGWVIATHLSLYPAILIIPMILLLGYGTDTPPRKLFLQRRNVEVGDNPPNDRCCEREEVVHRSEVPHVFSWRPVIHFFCWTSLWSVYVLVLCGISVKQYGGLWELFKRTYGFMLTVQDLSPNIGVLWYFFAEVFDFFRNFFLIVFHGNILFMMLPLAIRLKHRPCFLAFVYIAISSMLKSYPSVGDSALYLGLLGLFVNELADMQFSFFLFCGYVGVSLLSPVMHNLWIWRGTGNANFYFATAMAYACLQIILVVESVSAMLNHDRKLRKPLTELQDGKN, from the exons ATGGTTCTCCATTGCTACTTTCACTCCTTGGGCCACTCACGGTCAAAAG AATTGAAGGGCAACCCGATCACCTTTTATGCAG ATATTGTCAATGCAATGCTCATTCGTGCTACCGGTCAGAATCTTCAGATGGAATATACTCGGAGTTTGAAACTTCTGGACCATGTTAAATTATCAGAAAAGCCAGGTA AGATCATTCCTTCTGGAGATATTGCCGCTCTTGTGTACTTGTGGAATCCTTTCACAATAGTTGCATGCGTGGGTTTGTCAACATCCCCAATTGAAAATCTTGCCATCATCTTGTCCCTTTATGGAGCATGTAAAC GACAAGCTCCTTTGGCAGCCTTTGGATGGGTTATAGCAACGCATCTATCCCTGTATCCTGCAATTCTGATTATTCCG ATGATTCTTTTATTAGGATATGGCACAGATACTCCTCCTAGGAAATTGTTCCTGCAAAGAAGAAATGTTGAAGTTGGAGATAATCCCCCAAATGATAGATGTTGTGAGCGAGAGGAAGTGGTACATAGATCAGAAGTACCGCATGTATTCTCATGGAGACCAgtcattcatttcttttgttggacTTCTTTGTGGTCAGTCTATGTGTTAGTCCTATGTGGCATATCTGTTAAACAGTATGGTGGCCTCTGGGAGTTGTTTAAAAG AACATATGGGTTCATGCTCACTGTGCAAGATCTGTCTCCTAATATTGGTGTCTTATG GTATTTCTTTGCAGAagtttttgattttttcagAAACTTCTTTCTGATAGTTTTCCATGGGAATATTCTGTTTATGATGCTGCCATTAGCCATACGACTGAAACATCGCCCCTGCTTTTTGGCTTTTGTATACATTGCAATCTCTTCAATGCTTAAGTCTTATCCTTCA GTTGGAGACTCAGCTCTATACTTGGGTTTGTTGGGGTTGTTTGTTAACGAGCTTGCAG ATATGCAATTCTCTTTCTTCCTGTTCTGTGGTTATGTTGGGGTTTCTCTCCTTAGCCCTGTGATGCACAACCTGTGGATATGGAGG GGCACCGGCAACGCAAATTTCTACTTTGCAACGGCAATGGCTTATGCTTGCTTGCag ATTATTTTGGTGGTTGAGAGTGTAAGCGCCATGCTCAATCATGACAGAAAGCTGAGAAAGCCTCTAACAGAGCTTCAAGATGGCAAAAATTGA
- the LOC108984430 gene encoding plant UBX domain-containing protein 8, whose product MARPNQEAIDTFISITGATEAVAVQKLEAHGGDLNEAVNAHFSEGDRNISASMHETIVAAPQDDYMDIDQVEPSAPPLQLPSTAINMNPSSDLDPDFSRSFLDSSSGFTNRAPFITHPREVREIPIEVKDSGQPSGRSGRTPTIEDVTETECAHGPDIHGTVLIDDDDDENFSAASTAQATLRGGEDNHILGDGSHDRNIRPNAPESNRLLDYSDDIEEEMILAAIEASKREVEGVHNDLAELEPRPRQSHLEDAELAHAVSLSLKTAEKEKALRERGESAGASDVGSSKPAEGEQVKLSASNGRLEPGSSFIQEEAEDVEEQPLVRHRSRNMSSGSVESAKDVVVVEDSPPSSPGQHDLHSRPQHNGNAFPSDEWGGISSEEHDEAVMLEAAMFGGIPEGTGYRSAYAPHHFMQAEGHYPQWQPRPPSPSLAAQRLIREQQDDEYHASLLADKEKELKAKEEAEARRIEVEVAREKAREEERRREEESRRKLEEEQELERQLAAKEASLPQEPGSNDENAVNLLVRMPDGSRRGRRFLKSDKLQFLFDFIDIGRVVKPGSYRLARPYPRRAFGDTERALTLNELGLTGKQEALYLELI is encoded by the exons ATGGCGAGGCCTAATCAAGAAGCCATCGATACATTCATCAGCATCACCGGGGCGACCGAAGCAGTTGCCGTTCAAAAACTCGAG GCACACGGTGGTGATCTAAATGAAGCTGTGAATGCACATTTTAGTGAAGGAGATCGAAACATATCAGCTAG CATGCATGAAACCATTGTTGCTGCTCCACAAGATGATTACATGGACATTGATCAAGTTGAACCCTCAGCACCTCCTTTACAACTTCCATCAACGGCTATAAATATGAACCCATCTTCTGATCTTGATCCAGACTTTAGTAGAAGCTTTTTGGATAGTAGTTCTGGTTTTACAAACCGTGCACCCTTCATAACACATCCAAGAGAAGTTAGGGAGATTCCCATAGAGGTAAAGGATAGCGGTCAGCCATCTGGTCGGTCTGGCCGCACTCCTACTATTGAGGATGTCACTGAAACTGAGTGTGCACACGGCCCAGATATTCATGGGACTGTtttaattgatgatgatgatgatgagaattTTTCAGCGGCCTCAACTGCTCAGGCTACACTGCGTGGTGGAGAAGACAATCATATTTTGGGTGATGGTTCTCATGACAGAAACATTAGACCCAATGCTCCTGAATCTAACAGATTGCTAGACTATAGTGATGAcatagaagaagaaatgattcTAGCTGCCATTGAGGCTTCTAAACGGGAGGTGGAGGGAGTGCACAAT GACTTAGCTGAGCTGGAGCCTCGGCCAAGGCAATCTCACTTGGAAGATGCTGAACTTGCACATGCAGTTTCATTGTCCCTGAAG ACGGCTGAGAAAGAGAAAGCGTTGCGTGAGCGAGGGGAAAGTGCTGGAGCATCAGATGTTGGATCTTCTAAGCCAGCTGAGGGGGAGCAAGTAAAATTATCTGCATCAAATGGGAG GTTGGAGCCTGGAAGCTCATTTATCCAAGAGGAAGCTGAAGATGTTGAAGAGCAGCCTCTTGTCAGGCATAGGTCCCGTAACATGTCATCTGGCTCTGTTGAGTCTGCCAAAGATGTTGTAGTTGTTGAGGATAGCCCACCATCAAGTCCTGGACAGCATGATTTGCATAGTCGTCCTCAGCACAACGGAAATGCCTTTCCTTCTGATGAG TGGGGAGGGATTTCTTCTGAGGAGCATGATGAAGCAGTCATGCTGGAGGCTGCAATGTTTGGTGGAATTCCTGAAGGGACTGGATATCGTTCAGCATATGCACCTCATCATTTCATGCAAGCCGAGGGTCATTATCCCCAGTGGCAACCTCGCCCTCCATCACCCTCCTTGGCCGCACAGCGCTTGATACGGGAACAACAG GATGATGAATATCATGCATCTTTGCTGGCtgacaaagaaaaagaattgaaGGCCAAGGAGGAAGCTGAAGCTCGTCGTATAGAAGTGGAAGTAGCTAGAGAAAAAGCTCGTGAAGAAGAAAGACGTAGAGAGGAAGAATCTCGAAGGAAATTGGAGGAAGAACAG GAATTGGAGAGACAACTGGCTGCAAAAGAGGCTTCTCTGCCTCAGGAACCAGGATCAAACGATGAAAATGCTGTAAACCTTCTAGTACGGATGCCAGATGGTAGCCGCCGTGGGCGCCGATTTCTCAAGTCTGACAAGCTACAG TTTCTCTTTGACTTCATAGATATTGGTAGAGTTGTCAAACCTGGATCTTACAGATTG GCGAGGCCATACCCTAGGCGGGCTTTCGGTGACACAGAGAGGGCTTTGACACTGAATGAACTCGGGCTGACCGGCAAACAAGAAGCCTTATATCTGGAGTTGATCTAG